The genome window CTTTTGGCCGGTTTGATTACTGCGCTGGTCCCTTCACGTCTTTTTATCCAATATCTCGGGTGTGGTTTTTCTTCCATGCTTATTATGCTGGCCATGGGCATTCCGCTCTATATATGTGCAACAGCCTCAACTCCCATTACGGCAGCATTCATTCTTAAAGGAGTAAGCCCGGGTGCCGCCCTTGTCTTTTTACTGGTCGGACCGGCAACCAATATTACTTCGTTATCGGTTCTTTTCGGACTCCTTGGCAAGAGAGCTACTGCCATCTATCTGCTTACCCTGGCCGTTTTTGCCGTGTTTTGCGGATTGATCCTGGATCAGCTCTATATAGGGTTTGGATTCTCGGCCAGGGCAGTGGCCGGCCAGGCGGCTGAACTCATTCCTTTTTATGGCCAACTGGCAGGTGCCATAATTTTACTCGCATTGTCGGTCAGGCCGATTTGCGATAGGCTAAAGAATTTTTTCAGCAAGGCAAGCCATCATCATGCCCACGGTACAGTCTGCGGCTGTGAGCCCAGCTCACCTTTTCCAATAGATAAAATCTGAAAGACCAACCACCTCGTTAGTGCCCATCCATAAATGGCTATTTCGCCCGGTATCTGCGTTGCTCTAAAATTTTAATCCTCAAAATACTTAATGTATTCCTGCGGTTAAAATTTTAGAGTGCCTTGATCTCGAATGAACCATCCTATTTATGGACGGACACTTGTTAAGTTTTTCAAAGATTCTAAACCATCTTTGTTCAGGTAAAGGGCAAGCTTTTGACTCTTATTGCCTTTTGTCTGCCTTCACCCGTTATCGATCTTTACCTGCGATTCCGGGTTCAAACAAAAAACCTTGACATAGAACTTCCCATTTGTTAAGAGCCCCTAACTTGTTTAGCAAAGCCAAATAAGATTGTCGGCACCAAAAAAATGGTCATGGAAGCGATGGATTGCATTTTCTCAACCATTACAAATAATTTAAAAAAGAAGAAAAAGGGTGAAGGGAATCTGATTTAGCTGAAATAATAAAAGCATGGAGGCAAACGGCTCAAAGCAGTTCTACCAGGGTAGCAATGAGAGCGGCCTGGGCAAGCAGCATACCGGCTACCCAACGAATGGTGCCGGCCTGGGTGGAAAAAAGAAAAAATGTTTTAGCCAGGTTTTTTATGTTCAAAATGAATGGCGATAATAAAGCTGGTTCAATGACTCCGGAAAATGCACTTATAAAGAATGCTCAAGAGCTTCAATGCTGTTCGATGAGCATCACCGGTTGCTGCGTGCCGCAACTTTTCGGGACTGTATCAGCAAGAAAGGAGAAATATGTTTTTGTCACGATTGTCCATACAGGCGCAGGTTCAAGGAAACACTCATTAGCACTATAGAAGCTTTTGAAGAAACTCGCAGGAACTTCAAATCAAAAAAGATTGAAATGTTAAGAAGACATCTGACTGGTATTCTTGCAGAAGAAATTTAACAAGTGTCTATCCATAAATGGTCTTTTCGGAGTCTCGCAGGCTCGCTTACCTGCCCAATCTCTGCGTTATGCGAAAAAAATAATCCTCGGAATATCAACCATATGCCTGCGGTTATTTTTTTCGCATGCCTTGATCTTGAACAAAAATCCTCATTTATGGATGGATACTAACAAATAAATAATTGGAAATACGTGCGGATGTCTTACGGTCTCTCGTCATAATAAAGCTGGAGAAAGTGAAGGCGTAACTTGTATTCGGTTTTGGGTTGCGCCTTTATTTTTGCGCTTTAATAAAACGGTTCCAAGAACAATGGGAGATAAGACAATGATGAAAAAAACAAGAGGTTTATTACCTGTTTTTGTTTCGCTGATTTTTACTGTTTTTACAGTTTCAGCAGTTTTTGCACAGAACAAAGATGTGAAAGAAATTAAAATCGAAAAGGTGGTTGTCACCGCTACCAGGACAGAAAAGGATATAATGGATGTTCCGACTTCGATGTCTGTTGTTAATGAAAAGGATATCAATCGTACTGGAACAAACAGCACACCGGAACTTCTTCGTGATATTCCGGGTGTGTTTCTCTTTGACAATGCGGCCTCAGGTGCAAAGAGACTGATGATACGCGGCGAATCCGGATCAAGAGTGCTTATCATGATAGACGGACAGAAGATTTCTGAACAAAAATCAATGGACGGAGCGCCGATATTTATTGCTCCCGGGGATATAGAACGTATCGAAGTGGTAAAAGGGCCTGCTTCCGTGCTTTATGGCTCGGAGGCTATTGGCGGAGTTGTGAATATCATTACTAAAAAGGGAGGAGACAAACCTGTCGGGCTGACCTTAAGCGGCACATACGACTCATCAACAGACGGCGTTGCAGGATATGGATCTGTTTTTGGAACAATTAAAGGTTTTAGCTACAGGCTTTCCGGCAATTATTCAGATAATGATGACAGGGAAACCCCAAAGGGTAAGCTCGATAATTCAGCATACGAGTTTAAAGACGGGAACGCTTTTTTAGGCTATGACTGGGAAAAAATATCGATAGGCGCAAATTACCAGCGCTATGACAGCGAAATCGAAGTACATACATCGCCGGATACAATAAGCCCGCCGCTCACAGCATTTCAGCTTGATCTGCCGGAGTGGGACAGGGAAAAGTACGGCGTCTTTTTTGAAGCCTGCGACAATAGACAAAGAACTTCGCATTACAACGCAAAACGATCAGGACGCATATGGCGGTACCCTCCAGTTAGACTGGATTCCCCTTGAAAAACACTACCTCATTACAGGGCTTGATGTTGTTCTGGACTATCTGGATGCTGACCAACGCCAGTTCGACACGACGACAACGAGTTTTCCTTTTCCAGTTACAACTGTAACGGATGACCTTTTTAATGATGAAGCTAACATGAAAACCTACGCCCTGTATGCCCAAGACGAATGGAATATTATAAATGACTTTGTCCTTACAGCAGGCTTAAGGTACACATGGGTCGATTCAGAGTTGGAAGAAACAAACGATCCAGGCCTTACTGAAGAATCGAGTGATGATACCAATCTCACAGGAAGCCTTGGCCTGGTATATTCAGGTATCGATAACCTGGCACTTCGCACTCTGTATTCCCAGGGTTACCGGTACCCGAATCTGTTGCAGCTTTTTATCGGTACAGTGCACGGGAGTTCCGACCCTACATTTGCCAATCCTGATCTTGATCCCGAGACGTCCGATAATTTTGAAGTAGGTGTTCGTTTTGACAACAAAGAGTTTCTCCTTGACCTGACAGGGTTTTATTCATCGGCTGATGACTATATTACAACTGTAGTGGTAACAGGAGGTGATAAGTATGATAATGTTGATGAAGCCACTACATACGGGGTTGAGATGCTGGCGCAATATACCTTTGAATCTGTTGGAATTACACCATATATTAACGGTACCTGGATACGAAGAAAATTCGAGACCGATGCTGGTCCAACAAAAGATACCGGCCTTCCTGACTTAAATGGCCGCTTTGGATTGCGGTACGAAAAGAATCTTGAAATTATTCCTGCGTTGTGGGGAGATCTTTTCGTTCGGGCAGCCAGTGATGCTGATAAAGAAGACTTAAGCGATGGAACTGTGGAACATTTTGACGGATGGGGAACTCTAAATCTGGCTCTGGGAGTTGATTTAGGGAAACGCAGTCAATATAAATTGAGCCTGGAGCTTAACAATCTATTAGACAAGGAATACACGCATGCGACTGAAAGCCTTATGGCGGCTGAACGGCATGTT of Desulfosarcina sp. BuS5 contains these proteins:
- a CDS encoding TonB-dependent receptor; protein product: MKPATIDKELRITTQNDQDAYGGTLQLDWIPLEKHYLITGLDVVLDYLDADQRQFDTTTTSFPFPVTTVTDDLFNDEANMKTYALYAQDEWNIINDFVLTAGLRYTWVDSELEETNDPGLTEESSDDTNLTGSLGLVYSGIDNLALRTLYSQGYRYPNLLQLFIGTVHGSSDPTFANPDLDPETSDNFEVGVRFDNKEFLLDLTGFYSSADDYITTVVVTGGDKYDNVDEATTYGVEMLAQYTFESVGITPYINGTWIRRKFETDAGPTKDTGLPDLNGRFGLRYEKNLEIIPALWGDLFVRAASDADKEDLSDGTVEHFDGWGTLNLALGVDLGKRSQYKLSLELNNLLDKEYTHATESLMAAERHVVVKLSATF
- a CDS encoding TonB-dependent receptor plug domain-containing protein — encoded protein: MMKKTRGLLPVFVSLIFTVFTVSAVFAQNKDVKEIKIEKVVVTATRTEKDIMDVPTSMSVVNEKDINRTGTNSTPELLRDIPGVFLFDNAASGAKRLMIRGESGSRVLIMIDGQKISEQKSMDGAPIFIAPGDIERIEVVKGPASVLYGSEAIGGVVNIITKKGGDKPVGLTLSGTYDSSTDGVAGYGSVFGTIKGFSYRLSGNYSDNDDRETPKGKLDNSAYEFKDGNAFLGYDWEKISIGANYQRYDSEIEVHTSPDTISPPLTAFQLDLPEWDREKYGVFFEACDNRQRTSHYNAKRSGRIWRYPPVRLDSP
- a CDS encoding SO_0444 family Cu/Zn efflux transporter; protein product: MLPAAASLKKQGANNGATTAFLISTPESGVDSIAITYALLDPLMTVARPVAAFLTAIAAGITENLFHSANDKDKIKVDLSCPIDGCCDGIDCSPDEHKHHHSFVEKLQAGLKFAVTDIWGDLAGWFFTGILLAGLITALVPSRLFIQYLGCGFSSMLIMLAMGIPLYICATASTPITAAFILKGVSPGAALVFLLVGPATNITSLSVLFGLLGKRATAIYLLTLAVFAVFCGLILDQLYIGFGFSARAVAGQAAELIPFYGQLAGAIILLALSVRPICDRLKNFFSKASHHHAHGTVCGCEPSSPFPIDKI